The proteins below come from a single Peromyscus maniculatus bairdii isolate BWxNUB_F1_BW_parent chromosome 13, HU_Pman_BW_mat_3.1, whole genome shotgun sequence genomic window:
- the Dusp28 gene encoding dual specificity phosphatase 28 has protein sequence MGSSEVAPPAFARVAPALFIGNARAARATELLGRAGITLCVNVSRQQPGPRAPGVAELRVPVFDDPAEDLLTHLEPTCAAMEAAVRDGGSCLVYCKNGRSRSAAVCTAYLMRHRGQSLERAFQMVKSARPVAEPNLGFWAQLQKYEQTLQAQALLPRDPGDPE, from the exons ATGGGCTCCTCCGAGGTGGCACCGCCAGCGTTCGCGCGCGTCGCCCCCGCGCTCTTCATCGGGAATGCGCGAGCCGCGAGGGCGACGGAGCTGCTGGGGCGCGCGGGCATCACCCTGTGCGTCAACGTCTCCCGCCAGCAGCCCGGACCGCGCGCTCCGGGAGTGGCCGAGCTGCGCGTACCCGTGTTCGACGACCCGGCCGAAGACCTGCTGACGCACCTGGAGCCCACCTGCGCCGCCATGGAGGCCGCGGTGCGCGACGGCGGCTCCTGCCTCGTCTACTGCAAGAACGGCCGCAGCCGCTCAGCCGCCGTCTGCACCGCCTATCTCATGCGGCACCGCGGCCAGAGCCTGGAGCGCGCATTCCAG ATGGTGAAGAGCGCTCGCCCGGTAGCCGAGCCCAATCTGGGTTTCTGGGCTCAGCTGCAGAAGTACGAACAGACCCTCCAAGCCCAGGCCCTCCTGCCCCGGGACCCCGGCGATCCCGAGTAA
- the Rnpepl1 gene encoding aminopeptidase RNPEPL1 isoform X2: MAAQCCCRKAPGAEAAPARPPPEPPPALDVASASSAQLFRLRHLQLGLELRPEARELAGCLVLELCALRPAPRALVLDAHPALRLHSVSFRRTPAASESPCTFAFPVPGLGPPLPAFADAPGAESAGCPLAFRLDPFTDYGSSLTVTLPPELQAHQPFQVILRYTSTDAPAIWWLDPELTYGNAKPFVFTQGHSVCNRSFFPCFDTPAVKCTYSAVVKAPLGVQVLMSATRSVYMEEEGVYHFHMEHPVPAYLVALVAGDLKPADIGPRSRVWAEPCLLPTATSKLSGVVEQWLSAAERLYGPYMWGRYDIVFLPPSFPIVAMENPCLTFIISSILESDEFLVIDVIHEVAHSWFGNAVTNATWEEMWLSEGLATYAQRRITTETYGVNPSHLMNLFTYEKGYCFVYYLSQLCGDPQRFDDFLRAYVEKYKFTSVVAQDLLDSFLSFFPELKEQSVDCRAGLEFERWLNATGPPLAEPDLSQGSSLTRPVETLFQLWTAEPLEQAAASASAIDISKWRTFQTALFLDRLLDGSPLPQEVVMSLSKCYSSLLDSMNAEIRIRWLQIVVRNDYYPDLHRVRRFLESQMSRMYTIPLYEDLCTGALKSFALEVFYQTQGRLHPNLRRTIQQILSQGLGPSAEASAETSAELGRAEADANPDSPALLLGDEAPSSTISLRDVNVSA; the protein is encoded by the exons ATGGCGGCACAGTGCTGCTGCCGCAAGGCGCCCGGTGCCGAAGCCGCGCCCGCTCGCCCGCCGCCCGAGCCGCCGCCCGCCCTGGACGTGGCCTCGGCCTCCAGCGCGCAGCTCTTCCGCCTCCGCCACCTGCAGCTGGGCCTGGAGCTGCGGCCTGAGGCGCGCGAGCTGGCCGGCTGCCTGGTGCTGGAGCTGTGCGCGCTGCGGCCCGCGCCCCGCGCGCTCGTGCTCGACGCGCACCCGGCCCTGCGCCTGCACTCGGTCTCGTTCCGCCGCACCCCTGCCGCCTCCGAGTCCCCCTGCACCTTTGCCTTCCCTGTGCCCGGCTTGGGGCCCCCGCTGCCCGCCTTCGCCGATGCGCCCGGCGCCGAGTCCGCCGGCTGCCCTCTGGCCTTCAGGTTGGACCCGTTCACCGACTATGGCTCCTCGCTGACCGTCACGCTGCCTCCCGAGCTGCAGGCGCACCAGCCCTTCCAGGTCATCTTGCGCTACACCTCGACCGATGCCCCCGCA ATCTGGTGGCTGGACCCAGAGCTGACCTACGGCAATGCCAAGCCGTTCGTCTTCACCCAGGGCCACTCTGTGTGCAACCGCTCCTTCTTCCCATGCTTCGACACGCCCGCCGTCAAGTGCACCTACTCGGCCGTCGTCAAG GCCCCGTTAGGGGTCCAGGTGCTGATGAGTGCGACGCGGAGCGTGTACATGGAGGAGGAGGGCGTCTACCACTTCCACATGGAGCACCCTGTACCTGCCTACCTCGTGGCCCTTGTGGCCGGAGACCTCAAGCCAGCAGACATTGGGCCCAG GAGCCGTGTGTGGGCTGAGCCATGCCTCCTGCCCACAGCGACCAGCAAGCTGTCGGGAGTGGTGGAACAGTGGCTGAGTGCCGCAGAGCGCCTGTACGGACCATACATGTGGGGCAG ATACGACATCGTTTTCCTGCCGCCCTCCTTCCCCATCGTGGCCATGGAGAATCCGTGCCTCACCTTCATCATCTCCTCCATCCTCGAGAGTGACGAGTTCCTGGTGATTGACGTCATCCACGAGGTGGCCCACAGCTGGTTCGGCAACGCCGTCACCAACGCCACTTGGGAGGAGATGTGGCTGAGCGAGGGCCTGGCCACCTATGCGCAGCGCCGCATCACCACGGAGACCTATG GAGTGAATCCCAGCCACCTGATGAACCTGTTCACCTATGAGAAGGGCTACTGCTTCGTCTACTACCTGTCCCAGCTCTGTGGAGACCCCCAGCGCTTTGATGACTTTCTTCGA GCCTATGTGGAGAAATACAAATTCACCAGTGTGGTGGCCCAGGACCTGCTGGATTCCTTCTTGAGCTTCTTTCCCGAACTGAAGGAGCAGAGCGTGGACTGCCGGGCAG GGCTGGAGTTCGAGCGCTGGCTCAATGCCACAGGCCCACCACTGGCTGAGCCAGACCTGTCTCAGGGGTCCAGCCTAACCCGGCCTGTAGAGACCCTCTTCCAGCTGTGGACTGCAGAACCCCTGGAGCAAGCAGCAGCTTCAGCCAGTGCCATTGACATCTCCAAGTGGAGGACCTTCCAGACAGCACTCTTCCTGGACCGGCTGCTAGATGGATCCCCGTTGCCCCAGG AGGTGGTGATGAGCCTGTCCAAATGCTACTCATCCCTGCTGGACTCCATGAATGCTGAGATCCGCATCCGCTGGCTGCAGATCGTCGTCCGCAATGACTACTATCCTGATCTCCACAGGGTCCGCCGCTTCCTGGAGAGCCAG ATGTCGCGCATGTACACCATCCCACTGTACGAGGACCTCTGCACCGGCGCCCTCAAGTCCTTCGCACTGGAGGTCTTCTACCAGACACAGGGCCGGCTGCATCCCAACTTGCGCAGAACCATCCAGCAGATCCTGTCCCAGGGGCTAGGCCCCAGTGCTGAGGCCAGTGCAGAGACCAGCGCGGAGCTGGGCCGTGCTGAGGCAGACGCGAACCCAGACTCGCCAGCCCTGCTGCTCGGGGACGAGGCCCCCAGTAGCACCATCTCTCTCAGGGACGTCAATGTGTCTGCCTAG
- the Rnpepl1 gene encoding aminopeptidase RNPEPL1 isoform X1, with protein sequence MAAQCCCRKAPGAEAAPARPPPEPPPALDVASASSAQLFRLRHLQLGLELRPEARELAGCLVLELCALRPAPRALVLDAHPALRLHSVSFRRTPAASESPCTFAFPVPGLGPPLPAFADAPGAESAGCPLAFRLDPFTDYGSSLTVTLPPELQAHQPFQVILRYTSTDAPAIWWLDPELTYGNAKPFVFTQGHSVCNRSFFPCFDTPAVKCTYSAVVKAPLGVQVLMSATRSVYMEEEGVYHFHMEHPVPAYLVALVAGDLKPADIGPRSRVWAEPCLLPTATSKLSGVVEQWLSAAERLYGPYMWGRYDIVFLPPSFPIVAMENPCLTFIISSILESDEFLVIDVIHEVAHSWFGNAVTNATWEEMWLSEGLATYAQRRITTETYGAAFTCLETAFRLDALHRQMRLLGEDSPVSKLQVKLEPGVNPSHLMNLFTYEKGYCFVYYLSQLCGDPQRFDDFLRAYVEKYKFTSVVAQDLLDSFLSFFPELKEQSVDCRAGLEFERWLNATGPPLAEPDLSQGSSLTRPVETLFQLWTAEPLEQAAASASAIDISKWRTFQTALFLDRLLDGSPLPQEVVMSLSKCYSSLLDSMNAEIRIRWLQIVVRNDYYPDLHRVRRFLESQMSRMYTIPLYEDLCTGALKSFALEVFYQTQGRLHPNLRRTIQQILSQGLGPSAEASAETSAELGRAEADANPDSPALLLGDEAPSSTISLRDVNVSA encoded by the exons ATGGCGGCACAGTGCTGCTGCCGCAAGGCGCCCGGTGCCGAAGCCGCGCCCGCTCGCCCGCCGCCCGAGCCGCCGCCCGCCCTGGACGTGGCCTCGGCCTCCAGCGCGCAGCTCTTCCGCCTCCGCCACCTGCAGCTGGGCCTGGAGCTGCGGCCTGAGGCGCGCGAGCTGGCCGGCTGCCTGGTGCTGGAGCTGTGCGCGCTGCGGCCCGCGCCCCGCGCGCTCGTGCTCGACGCGCACCCGGCCCTGCGCCTGCACTCGGTCTCGTTCCGCCGCACCCCTGCCGCCTCCGAGTCCCCCTGCACCTTTGCCTTCCCTGTGCCCGGCTTGGGGCCCCCGCTGCCCGCCTTCGCCGATGCGCCCGGCGCCGAGTCCGCCGGCTGCCCTCTGGCCTTCAGGTTGGACCCGTTCACCGACTATGGCTCCTCGCTGACCGTCACGCTGCCTCCCGAGCTGCAGGCGCACCAGCCCTTCCAGGTCATCTTGCGCTACACCTCGACCGATGCCCCCGCA ATCTGGTGGCTGGACCCAGAGCTGACCTACGGCAATGCCAAGCCGTTCGTCTTCACCCAGGGCCACTCTGTGTGCAACCGCTCCTTCTTCCCATGCTTCGACACGCCCGCCGTCAAGTGCACCTACTCGGCCGTCGTCAAG GCCCCGTTAGGGGTCCAGGTGCTGATGAGTGCGACGCGGAGCGTGTACATGGAGGAGGAGGGCGTCTACCACTTCCACATGGAGCACCCTGTACCTGCCTACCTCGTGGCCCTTGTGGCCGGAGACCTCAAGCCAGCAGACATTGGGCCCAG GAGCCGTGTGTGGGCTGAGCCATGCCTCCTGCCCACAGCGACCAGCAAGCTGTCGGGAGTGGTGGAACAGTGGCTGAGTGCCGCAGAGCGCCTGTACGGACCATACATGTGGGGCAG ATACGACATCGTTTTCCTGCCGCCCTCCTTCCCCATCGTGGCCATGGAGAATCCGTGCCTCACCTTCATCATCTCCTCCATCCTCGAGAGTGACGAGTTCCTGGTGATTGACGTCATCCACGAGGTGGCCCACAGCTGGTTCGGCAACGCCGTCACCAACGCCACTTGGGAGGAGATGTGGCTGAGCGAGGGCCTGGCCACCTATGCGCAGCGCCGCATCACCACGGAGACCTATG GGGCTGCCTTCACCTGCCTAGAGACAGCCTTCCGCCTGGACGCCCTGCATAGGCAGATGCGGCTTCTTGGGGAGGATAGTCCAGTTAGCAAGTTGCAGGTCAAGCTAGAACCAG GAGTGAATCCCAGCCACCTGATGAACCTGTTCACCTATGAGAAGGGCTACTGCTTCGTCTACTACCTGTCCCAGCTCTGTGGAGACCCCCAGCGCTTTGATGACTTTCTTCGA GCCTATGTGGAGAAATACAAATTCACCAGTGTGGTGGCCCAGGACCTGCTGGATTCCTTCTTGAGCTTCTTTCCCGAACTGAAGGAGCAGAGCGTGGACTGCCGGGCAG GGCTGGAGTTCGAGCGCTGGCTCAATGCCACAGGCCCACCACTGGCTGAGCCAGACCTGTCTCAGGGGTCCAGCCTAACCCGGCCTGTAGAGACCCTCTTCCAGCTGTGGACTGCAGAACCCCTGGAGCAAGCAGCAGCTTCAGCCAGTGCCATTGACATCTCCAAGTGGAGGACCTTCCAGACAGCACTCTTCCTGGACCGGCTGCTAGATGGATCCCCGTTGCCCCAGG AGGTGGTGATGAGCCTGTCCAAATGCTACTCATCCCTGCTGGACTCCATGAATGCTGAGATCCGCATCCGCTGGCTGCAGATCGTCGTCCGCAATGACTACTATCCTGATCTCCACAGGGTCCGCCGCTTCCTGGAGAGCCAG ATGTCGCGCATGTACACCATCCCACTGTACGAGGACCTCTGCACCGGCGCCCTCAAGTCCTTCGCACTGGAGGTCTTCTACCAGACACAGGGCCGGCTGCATCCCAACTTGCGCAGAACCATCCAGCAGATCCTGTCCCAGGGGCTAGGCCCCAGTGCTGAGGCCAGTGCAGAGACCAGCGCGGAGCTGGGCCGTGCTGAGGCAGACGCGAACCCAGACTCGCCAGCCCTGCTGCTCGGGGACGAGGCCCCCAGTAGCACCATCTCTCTCAGGGACGTCAATGTGTCTGCCTAG